The window AAATAATTATAGTTTCTTTAATGAAATTTCCACCCTCGCGTCCGTGTATAAAATGACAAGTCCTAGACTTTCGACAATATTTACTCATATCCGACCGCAATTATTGATTTAGAAGCACTTTTTTAAATTTTCTTTCCGTGGAAGCTACTGAAACCAACTACTGGTCGAACGAGTATGAGCCCTTACGCATACAAATGACGATACAACAAAACACGGACGGAGTTGTCGAACGGAAAGTCGCAGCTGATCGAGAGGATGAATTCGTGGTTTTCCATATCGGCCTTCGCATCAACGCGCTCTGGAAGATTCACCGCTGGCTCCCGATCTTTCTGGTTGCCCCTCGTATGGTTCGAGAACTCGTTTCGGAGCCGGAGTCGGGATTGCTCGGAAGCCGGACCATCGTTGGTCCAGGTATCCGGAACGTCGGATTCGTGCAGTACTGGGACTCATTCGAGGACCTCCGTGAGTACGCGCGAGATAGTGATCGCCTACACTTCCCCACTTGGCAGGAGTACTACGAAGACGGCACCAAGGAGGATGCTGCTGTTGGTATTTGGCACGAGACGTACCTCGTTGATCCGGACGAGTACGAAACGGTCTACAACAATATGCCACCCTTCGGACTGGCAGCGGGCGAGACAACCGAGATCATTCCAGCCGCAGATCAGCATAACACGGCAGCAGGTCGGCTCGGGCGCACCGACGGGAGCGATTCGCCGTTAGAGACTTCCGGTGAAGAATAGATATGGTGTTGCAACTCCCCCCTACCGTAATCAGGACTCAGTGAGACTGGTGGGACCCTATGGAACTCAGCGATAGCGGACGGAGAAAACTGGCAGCCGGACTCTCGTATGGTGTCACGGCGGTGGTGAGTCTGGTCCTGGGTGGACTCTATATGCTCAAGCGCTCCTTTATGCCATACCACGCAGAGGCACTCTCACGGAGTTGGGGCGGGGTTGAGGCGGCCACTCAGGTGCTGATCTCAGCGCTAATGACCGTTGCCGGGGGTGGGTGGTTCACAGTCGGTGTCGTGATTCTGCTGTTGCTGGCCTTTCCGTTCCGTAACGATCGGAAATGG of the Halobellus ruber genome contains:
- a CDS encoding DUF4188 domain-containing protein, which encodes MTIQQNTDGVVERKVAADREDEFVVFHIGLRINALWKIHRWLPIFLVAPRMVRELVSEPESGLLGSRTIVGPGIRNVGFVQYWDSFEDLREYARDSDRLHFPTWQEYYEDGTKEDAAVGIWHETYLVDPDEYETVYNNMPPFGLAAGETTEIIPAADQHNTAAGRLGRTDGSDSPLETSGEE